In one window of Thermotoga sp. Mc24 DNA:
- a CDS encoding TIGR00725 family protein produces the protein MKKVVVVGYSGPVNKSPVSELRDICLELGRTLAKKGYLVFNGGRDGVMELVSQGVREAGGTVVGILPDEEAGNPYLSVAVKTGLDFQMRSFVLLRNADVVVSIGGEIGTAIEILGAYALGKPVILLRGTGGWTDRISQVLIDGKYLDNRRIVEIHQAWTVEEAVQIIEQIL, from the coding sequence GTGAAAAAAGTCGTCGTTGTCGGATACTCCGGACCGGTGAACAAATCTCCGGTGTCGGAACTTCGAGATATTTGTCTGGAACTTGGAAGAACCCTGGCAAAGAAAGGGTACCTCGTGTTCAACGGCGGAAGAGACGGTGTGATGGAACTCGTATCTCAGGGGGTCAGAGAAGCGGGCGGAACCGTGGTGGGAATACTTCCCGATGAAGAAGCGGGGAATCCGTATCTTTCCGTCGCCGTGAAAACAGGCCTTGACTTTCAGATGAGATCTTTCGTTCTTTTGAGAAACGCAGATGTAGTTGTCTCGATTGGCGGAGAGATTGGAACAGCGATAGAGATTCTGGGAGCTTATGCGCTAGGGAAGCCTGTGATCCTGCTGAGAGGAACGGGTGGGTGGACGGACAGGATCTCTCAGGTTCTGATAGACGGAAAGTACCTGGACAACAGAAGAATCGTAGAGATTCATCAGGCGTGGACTGTGGAGGAAGCTGTTCAGATCATAGAACAGATTCTCTGA
- the lptB gene encoding LPS export ABC transporter ATP-binding protein: MMDVLRCENLKKRFGRRYVVNGVNLEFHRGEIVGLLGPNGAGKTTIFNMILGVVVPTSGKIIFRDVDITKFPVYRRARLGITYLQQETSIFGGLTVRENIDLVLRFHEKDKEKRERKIEELLHEFHLKHLENQPASFLSGGEKRKLELARMMCLNPAFILLDEPFSGIDPKTVKEIQKMTLELKQKNFGIVITDHNVDELVEIADRIYVIYKGEILAEGSPERILEDETVREVYLGT; the protein is encoded by the coding sequence AGAACCTCAAAAAGAGGTTCGGCAGAAGATACGTCGTGAACGGAGTGAATCTGGAGTTTCACAGGGGTGAGATAGTCGGTCTTCTCGGTCCCAACGGAGCCGGGAAGACCACTATTTTCAACATGATTCTTGGTGTCGTTGTACCGACTTCGGGAAAGATCATCTTCAGGGATGTTGATATAACGAAGTTTCCCGTTTACAGGAGAGCAAGACTCGGTATCACCTATCTTCAGCAGGAGACTTCGATCTTCGGGGGCCTCACTGTGAGGGAAAACATAGACCTCGTGCTTCGCTTCCATGAGAAAGATAAAGAAAAAAGAGAAAGAAAAATAGAAGAACTCCTCCACGAATTCCATCTGAAACACCTCGAGAATCAACCCGCGAGCTTTCTTTCCGGGGGAGAGAAGAGAAAGCTAGAACTCGCAAGAATGATGTGTTTGAATCCCGCTTTCATTCTGCTCGATGAACCCTTCAGCGGAATAGATCCGAAGACTGTGAAAGAAATTCAAAAAATGACCCTGGAATTGAAGCAGAAAAATTTCGGAATCGTCATCACCGACCACAACGTCGATGAACTCGTTGAAATCGCTGACAGGATCTACGTCATCTACAAGGGAGAGATCCTCGCCGAAGGTTCTCCTGAAAGAATTTTGGAAGACGAAACAGTGAGGGAGGTGTACCTCGGAACGTGA